The genomic DNA CAACTTTTTCgcccttcttttccttctcaggCCAACTATTTCCTCCGTCGTCACAAGGCCCCCAACCCACCTTTGAAGGACCAAGAATCTTATCGTCGGTCGGATCGTCAAGTGGGACATCTGGATCACCGCCTAGTCACATCTGGAGTATTGCCCTGAATATCAATGCGCATGACCACGTCCTTCTGCAACAAATCCTTCCAGTGCTCAACCAGCTCGTACTTGCACATTGTCTTGCTGCCAAACTATAGGTGATTGGACAGTTTCCCAGACGCAATATCTTCGTTGCCGACAGAGAGAAGACAGCCCTTTGCTCTGGTAAGTCCCAGATTAACCCGACGATTTTCCtgaagaaagccaaggtcGGAGCGCCTCTCCGAGTTGGTGACTGTCCAATCTACCAGTACGACGTCCGCTTCGTGGCCTTGGGCCGTATCGATCGTGAGGACCTTTGGGAGATGTTCAAAGGCCACGCCAGTTCTTTGAGAAAGCCTTTGGAGGGCCTCGATGTACAGGCTCTTTTGGCCCAGATATGGCACGAGCAATGTAAAGGTATAACCATCGACGGGAAGGATGCGTTCT from Aspergillus oryzae RIB40 DNA, chromosome 7 includes the following:
- a CDS encoding uncharacterized protein (predicted protein), encoding MNRVNCHLLGISINGTMARDERTMSRYNVANVTTVMTLIERILPVDGYTFTLLVPYLGQKSLYIEALQRLSQRTGVAFEHLPKVLTIDTAQGHEADVVLVDWTVTNSERRSDLGFLQENRRVNLGLTRAKGCLLSVGNEDIASGKLSNHL